A single region of the Aeromicrobium chenweiae genome encodes:
- a CDS encoding LppX_LprAFG lipoprotein: MRTRHLLPALLATVLVLTGCSGGSDSSEATGGDEAKLQERLATAKKTLDTAETINLALSTKQLPDGITGLLSAKGKGNHSPAFTGTVNVVTGGASLGADVIAVDGKVWAKTGFLPDFTAIDPDDLKAPDPAALVSADAGISQILVKTTKLRDGGQSRDGKDVLTTIKGVLPGDVVATIIPSASAGQTFQVTYRLDDDDELRDATLSGKFYPEGGKVTYTVAVSTSDTPVSITKP; encoded by the coding sequence GTGCGTACCCGTCACCTGCTCCCCGCCCTGCTCGCCACCGTCCTGGTCCTGACCGGCTGCTCCGGCGGGTCGGACTCCTCGGAGGCGACGGGCGGCGACGAGGCGAAGCTGCAGGAGCGTCTCGCCACGGCGAAGAAGACCCTCGACACCGCCGAGACGATCAACCTCGCCCTGTCGACCAAGCAGCTGCCCGACGGCATCACCGGCCTGCTCTCGGCCAAGGGCAAGGGCAACCACTCCCCCGCGTTCACCGGCACGGTGAACGTCGTCACGGGCGGCGCCAGCCTCGGTGCGGACGTCATCGCGGTCGACGGCAAGGTCTGGGCCAAGACCGGCTTCCTGCCCGACTTCACCGCGATCGACCCCGACGACCTGAAGGCTCCCGACCCGGCGGCCCTCGTGTCGGCCGACGCGGGCATCTCGCAGATCCTGGTCAAGACGACCAAGCTCCGCGACGGCGGCCAGTCCCGCGACGGCAAGGACGTCCTCACCACGATCAAGGGCGTCCTGCCCGGTGACGTCGTCGCGACGATCATCCCCTCCGCGTCCGCCGGCCAGACCTTCCAGGTGACCTACCGCCTCGATGACGACGACGAGCTCCGGGACGCGACGCTGAGCGGAAAGTTCTACCCAGAGGGCGGCAAGGTCACCTACACCGTCGCCGTCAGCACGTCGGACACGCCGGTCAGCATCACCAAGCCCTGA
- a CDS encoding DNA gyrase/topoisomerase IV subunit A, translating into MARTSKQAPEEDFEEHILDTDVGDEMRSSFLEYAYSVIYSRALPDARDGLKPVQRRLLHTMDDMGLRSDRGHVKSARPVGEVMGRFHPHGDSAIYDALVRLVQPWSLRLPLANGHGNFGSQDDPPAAMRYTEIRMDAAAEAMTESINEDTVDFRPNYDGREMEPAVLPAALPNLLVNGASGIAVGMATNIAPHNLIEVVQALRHLIKHPKADLDDLMRFIPGPDLPTGGKIVGLEGVRDAYATGNGSFRMRASARIENVTPRKKGIVVTELPYNVGPEKVIEAIKKLVQAKKLQGISDLKNLTDRHKGLNLVIEIKNGFIPETILEQLYKSTPMETSFGINAVALVDGQPRTLGLKQMLEVYLEHRIDVVRRRTTFRRGKAADRLHLLEGMLLALLDIDEVIQLVRSSDNRGEAKERLMSVFDLSDPQATYILDLTLGRLTRYDRIEVEKEIEDLRRTIEQLDAILGDESLLRTVVGDELNEMAQTFGTPRRTVLLESSGQTATAASPLEVADDPCWVLLSATGLLARTSDDSPLGEVDRRVKHDTIVSVVRTTARGEVGVITASGIVRRISVLELPGLPPSAHSPNLQGGLPLSEVADLDSPALALMTFDETGPGIALGTRQGIVKRVKPDHLSRDQWELISLADGDAVVGATLLTTGDEQLAFVTSDAQLLYFSASLVRPQGRSGGGVAGIKLGAGQKVVSFGSVADVDDAYVVTVAGSSDALPGTQNGAVKVSPLSIYPAKGRATGGVRCQRLLKGEDGLLLAWVGDGTPMACATSGSAVDLPPVSDRRDGSGVPVAQPILAVAGPPAARLGATLAQDPDVGD; encoded by the coding sequence ATGGCCCGCACCAGCAAGCAGGCTCCCGAGGAGGACTTCGAGGAGCACATCCTCGACACCGACGTCGGTGACGAGATGCGATCCAGCTTCCTCGAGTACGCCTACTCCGTCATCTACTCCCGCGCACTCCCCGACGCCCGCGACGGGCTCAAGCCGGTGCAGCGGCGCCTGCTCCACACGATGGACGACATGGGCCTGCGCAGCGACCGCGGCCACGTCAAGAGCGCCCGCCCGGTCGGCGAGGTCATGGGCCGGTTCCACCCGCACGGCGACAGCGCGATCTACGACGCCCTGGTCCGCCTCGTGCAGCCGTGGTCCCTGCGCCTGCCGCTGGCCAACGGGCACGGCAACTTCGGCTCGCAGGACGATCCGCCGGCCGCGATGCGCTACACCGAGATCCGCATGGACGCCGCCGCCGAGGCGATGACCGAGTCCATCAACGAGGACACGGTCGACTTCCGGCCCAACTACGACGGTCGCGAGATGGAGCCCGCCGTGCTCCCGGCGGCGCTGCCGAACCTCCTGGTCAACGGCGCCAGCGGCATCGCGGTCGGCATGGCCACCAACATCGCGCCGCACAACCTCATCGAGGTCGTGCAGGCCCTGCGCCACCTGATCAAGCACCCCAAGGCCGATCTGGACGACCTCATGCGGTTCATCCCGGGTCCCGACCTGCCCACCGGCGGCAAGATCGTCGGCCTGGAGGGCGTCCGCGACGCGTACGCGACCGGCAACGGCTCGTTCCGCATGCGCGCGTCGGCCCGCATCGAGAACGTGACGCCCCGCAAGAAGGGCATCGTCGTGACCGAGCTGCCCTACAACGTCGGGCCCGAGAAGGTCATCGAGGCGATCAAGAAGCTCGTCCAGGCCAAGAAGCTGCAGGGCATCTCGGACCTCAAGAACCTCACGGACCGTCACAAGGGCCTGAACCTGGTCATCGAGATCAAGAACGGGTTCATCCCCGAGACGATCCTCGAGCAGCTCTACAAGAGCACGCCGATGGAGACCTCGTTCGGCATCAACGCGGTCGCGCTGGTCGACGGCCAGCCCCGGACGCTCGGGCTCAAGCAGATGCTCGAGGTCTACCTCGAGCATCGCATCGACGTCGTGCGCCGGCGCACGACGTTCCGGCGCGGCAAGGCCGCCGACAGGCTCCACCTGCTGGAAGGCATGCTGCTGGCGCTGCTCGACATCGACGAGGTCATCCAGCTCGTCCGGTCCAGCGACAACCGCGGCGAGGCCAAGGAACGCCTCATGTCGGTGTTCGACCTGTCCGACCCGCAGGCGACGTACATCCTCGACCTGACGCTCGGCCGCCTGACCCGCTACGACCGCATCGAGGTGGAGAAGGAGATCGAGGACCTGCGCCGCACCATCGAGCAGCTCGACGCGATCCTCGGCGACGAGAGCCTGCTGCGCACGGTCGTGGGCGACGAGCTCAACGAGATGGCCCAGACGTTCGGCACCCCCCGTCGGACGGTCCTGCTGGAGTCGTCGGGCCAGACCGCGACGGCCGCGTCGCCGCTGGAGGTCGCGGACGACCCGTGCTGGGTGCTGCTGTCGGCGACGGGCCTGCTCGCCCGCACCTCGGACGACTCCCCGCTCGGCGAGGTCGATCGCCGGGTCAAGCACGACACGATCGTCTCGGTGGTCCGCACGACCGCCCGCGGCGAGGTCGGCGTCATCACGGCGTCCGGCATCGTCCGGCGCATCAGCGTCCTCGAGCTGCCCGGCCTGCCCCCGAGCGCCCACTCGCCCAACCTGCAGGGCGGGCTGCCGCTGAGCGAGGTCGCCGACCTCGACTCCCCCGCGCTCGCGCTGATGACGTTCGACGAGACCGGGCCGGGCATCGCCCTGGGCACGCGCCAGGGCATCGTCAAGCGGGTCAAGCCCGATCATCTCTCGCGCGACCAGTGGGAGCTCATCTCGTTGGCGGACGGCGACGCCGTCGTGGGCGCCACGTTGCTGACCACGGGTGACGAGCAGCTCGCGTTCGTCACGTCCGACGCGCAGCTGCTCTACTTCTCCGCCTCCCTCGTCCGCCCGCAGGGACGCTCCGGTGGCGGCGTCGCGGGCATCAAGCTGGGCGCGGGCCAGAAGGTCGTCTCGTTCGGCTCCGTCGCCGACGTCGACGATGCGTACGTCGTGACGGTCGCCGGGTCCTCCGACGCACTGCCCGGCACCCAGAACGGTGCGGTCAAGGTCAGCCCGCTGTCGATCTATCCCGCCAAGGGCCGGGCAACCGGCGGCGTCCGCTGCCAGCGGCTGCTCAAGGGCGAGGACGGTCTGCTGCTGGCGTGGGTCGGCGACGGCACCCCCATGGCGTGCGCCACGAGCGGGTCGGCGGTCGACCTGCCCCCCGTCAGCGACCGCCGCGACGGATCCGGCGTGCCGGTCGCGCAGCCCATCCTGGCCGTCGCCGGACCGCCCGCAGCGCGGCTCGGGGCCACCCTGGCGCAGGACCCCGACGTGGGAGACTGA
- a CDS encoding bifunctional GNAT family N-acetyltransferase/acetate--CoA ligase family protein, with amino-acid sequence MTNEVHPVEHWEADVLLRDGRVAQLRPILEADADRFVEFYSRVSEESKYFRFFAPYPTLSEKDVKRFTTVDHDRRVAFVVTLHSEIIGVGRYDAVGDDEAEVAFLVEDAHQGRGVGQLLLEHLAQAGRERGIRRFIADVLPSNARMQQIFREMGYKIEGMIEDGVQRLIFETEPTDMAIGVMRAREQRAEAASIERIFRARSIAVIGASRRQDSIGQAMVRNLVLGDFSGSVYAVNSQAEAVSGLPAYKRVQDIPGEVDVAIVAVPAESVNDVVLDCAAKGVHGLIVISAGFAEEGPEGRQRQRALLGLSRSYGLRLVGPNCLGIINTAPDLQLNASLSPSMPPQGRVGFFCQSGALGTAILESVSRRGLGLSTFVSAGNRADVSGNDLLQYWQEDDATEVILLYLESIGNPRKFSRIARRVSRTKPIVAVKSGRSTQGVPVGHTVARTSAPQSAVDAMFRQAGVIQVDTLDEMFDVAQLLAHQPLPRGNRISIVGNSDAVALIVADAAAAAGLRVSDPVPLGADANADDFEIAIENAIANPDIDALVAVYIPPLNTSGEEVANVLAAVGEQSDKPIVSTFLGSEGVPVLLRVPDLLGGSAGRGSVPSYAAPESAVRALARVVNYAEWAARDHGEFHLAMDHRTGDARALVQDVLKAAPRGAILSTEQVHTLLACYGIDLLPWINVHDRDEAIAAGEKLGWDVVLKAGSEHLRSRPDIAHIWRGIRDADEMGEAWDELTGWTGMRKDTKFFVQRVAPDGIHVSFSVTEDPLFGPLVSFGLAGAPSELLGDRSYGIPPLTDLDAEGMIRDLKSAPLLYGYRGSDAVDVDALQEIIVRLAAMKDDLPEVAELDLEPVSVHGDGYTALSARAKIMPTADRRGEWYVRRLSQPAASGDTLT; translated from the coding sequence GTGACCAACGAGGTGCATCCCGTCGAGCACTGGGAGGCCGACGTCCTGCTCCGGGACGGTCGTGTCGCTCAGCTCCGGCCCATTCTCGAGGCGGACGCAGACCGCTTCGTCGAGTTCTACTCCAGAGTCTCCGAGGAGTCCAAGTACTTCCGGTTCTTCGCGCCCTATCCGACGCTGTCGGAGAAGGACGTCAAGCGCTTCACGACGGTCGACCACGACCGCCGGGTCGCGTTCGTCGTGACCCTGCACTCGGAGATCATCGGCGTCGGTCGCTACGACGCGGTCGGTGACGACGAGGCCGAGGTCGCCTTCCTGGTCGAGGACGCCCACCAGGGGCGCGGGGTCGGCCAGCTGCTGCTGGAGCACCTCGCGCAGGCCGGGCGCGAGCGCGGGATCCGCCGGTTCATCGCGGACGTGCTGCCGTCCAACGCCCGCATGCAGCAGATCTTCCGCGAGATGGGCTACAAGATCGAGGGCATGATCGAGGACGGCGTGCAGCGTCTGATCTTCGAGACCGAGCCCACCGACATGGCCATCGGCGTGATGCGCGCCCGCGAGCAGCGCGCCGAGGCGGCCTCGATCGAGCGCATCTTCCGCGCCCGCAGCATCGCGGTGATCGGCGCCAGCCGTCGGCAGGACTCGATCGGCCAGGCGATGGTCCGCAACCTGGTGCTCGGCGACTTCTCCGGCAGCGTCTACGCGGTCAACTCCCAGGCCGAGGCCGTGTCCGGGCTGCCGGCGTACAAGCGCGTCCAGGACATTCCAGGCGAGGTGGACGTCGCGATCGTCGCGGTCCCGGCCGAGTCGGTCAACGACGTCGTCCTCGACTGCGCCGCCAAGGGCGTCCACGGCCTCATCGTCATCTCGGCCGGCTTCGCCGAGGAGGGTCCCGAGGGGCGCCAGCGGCAGCGTGCCCTGCTGGGCCTCAGCCGGTCGTACGGACTGCGCCTGGTCGGCCCCAACTGCCTGGGCATCATCAACACCGCCCCGGACCTGCAGCTCAACGCCTCGCTCTCGCCGTCGATGCCGCCCCAAGGACGTGTCGGGTTCTTCTGCCAGTCCGGCGCCCTCGGCACCGCGATCCTGGAGTCGGTGTCGCGCCGTGGACTCGGCCTCTCGACGTTCGTGTCCGCCGGCAACCGTGCCGACGTCTCGGGCAACGACCTGCTGCAGTACTGGCAGGAGGACGACGCGACCGAGGTCATCCTGCTGTACCTGGAGTCGATCGGTAACCCCCGCAAGTTCTCCCGCATCGCCCGTCGCGTGTCCCGCACCAAGCCGATCGTCGCGGTCAAGTCCGGCCGCTCCACGCAGGGCGTCCCGGTCGGCCACACCGTCGCGCGGACGTCCGCCCCGCAGTCCGCGGTCGACGCGATGTTCCGGCAGGCCGGCGTCATCCAGGTCGACACGCTGGACGAGATGTTCGACGTGGCCCAGCTGCTCGCGCACCAGCCGCTGCCGCGCGGCAACCGCATCTCGATCGTCGGCAACTCCGACGCGGTCGCGCTGATCGTCGCCGACGCCGCTGCCGCCGCCGGTCTCCGGGTCAGCGATCCGGTGCCCCTGGGCGCCGACGCGAACGCCGACGACTTCGAGATCGCGATCGAGAACGCGATCGCCAACCCCGACATCGACGCGCTCGTCGCGGTCTACATCCCACCGCTCAACACCAGCGGCGAGGAGGTCGCCAACGTCCTCGCCGCCGTCGGTGAACAGTCCGACAAACCCATCGTGTCCACGTTCCTCGGCAGCGAGGGTGTCCCGGTGCTGCTGCGCGTGCCCGACCTGCTCGGCGGCTCCGCGGGCCGCGGGTCCGTCCCGTCGTACGCCGCGCCGGAGTCGGCCGTCCGCGCGCTGGCCCGCGTGGTCAACTACGCCGAGTGGGCCGCTCGCGACCACGGCGAGTTCCACCTCGCGATGGACCACCGCACCGGCGACGCCCGCGCGCTCGTCCAGGACGTCCTCAAGGCGGCTCCTCGCGGCGCGATCCTGTCCACGGAGCAGGTCCACACGCTGCTGGCCTGCTACGGCATCGACCTGCTGCCCTGGATCAACGTCCACGACCGCGACGAGGCGATCGCGGCCGGCGAGAAGCTGGGCTGGGACGTCGTCCTCAAGGCCGGCAGCGAGCACCTGCGCAGCCGTCCCGACATCGCCCACATCTGGCGCGGCATCCGTGACGCCGACGAGATGGGCGAGGCGTGGGACGAGCTCACCGGGTGGACCGGCATGCGCAAGGACACCAAGTTCTTCGTGCAGCGCGTCGCGCCCGACGGCATCCACGTGTCGTTCAGCGTCACCGAGGACCCGCTGTTCGGTCCGCTCGTCTCGTTCGGCCTCGCCGGAGCGCCGAGCGAGCTGCTGGGCGACCGGTCGTACGGCATCCCGCCGCTGACCGACCTCGACGCCGAGGGGATGATCCGCGACCTCAAGTCCGCACCCCTGCTGTACGGCTATCGCGGCTCGGACGCGGTCGACGTCGACGCGCTGCAGGAGATCATCGTGCGCCTCGCGGCGATGAAGGACGACCTGCCGGAGGTCGCCGAGCTCGACCTCGAGCCGGTCTCGGTGCACGGCGACGGGTACACCGCGCTGAGCGCGCGCGCCAAGATCATGCCGACGGCGGACCGCCGCGGCGAGTGGTACGTCCGGCGGCTCAGCCAGCCGGCAGCCTCGGGAGATACGCTGACGTGA
- a CDS encoding MFS transporter, translated as MTQSPAIRPASKVLLALAAVAISFAAADTYVVVLALPDMMSSAGLNLDDLQRAAPIVSGFLLGYVGVLPLIGRISDLRGRVPVLLGSLVVFVVGSAVTAAAYDLETIVAGRLIQGIGGGGLIPPTLALVADLWPPHRRGLPLGVVGAVQELGSVLGPLYGAAVLAFGDWRTIFWLNCAIGLVLAAAMVPLRDAVHEATTGKRFDVAGAALGVLALAGIALVMSAPTRLVQDVEIGRAFLPVTGDSRWLTPLALATFVLLALFLLRLATARQPLVAWRGWPALARETDIWGALLLTLGLGAVILTFASAEPEKGAVSPDAPWLLPIAVVAFVGFAVRQRRAAEPLIPRGALGSRVAWGALVVSFFVGASLIAALVDIPFFARLTVHRDSQLDAALVLVRFLVALPVGALIGGWLLRRVPAHVLTAVAMLLSALAFWHMTTWDRTSLDHPVETWSLVLGGLGFGLAIAPVNAVLLAHTADAVHGVASALLIVARMVGMLLGISALTTIGLRAFYAATDKIPPAAQLCNGEARLCQAYKDAQIDAGITQLHAVFWGATVCAVLAAVLALVLLRPVRTTSAAPAT; from the coding sequence ATGACGCAGTCCCCGGCGATCAGGCCCGCCTCGAAGGTCCTGCTGGCGCTGGCTGCCGTCGCGATCTCGTTCGCTGCCGCCGACACGTACGTCGTGGTGCTGGCCCTGCCCGACATGATGAGCTCGGCCGGCCTCAACCTCGACGACCTGCAGCGGGCGGCGCCGATCGTCTCGGGCTTCCTGCTCGGCTACGTCGGAGTGCTGCCGCTGATCGGTCGCATCTCCGACCTGCGCGGACGCGTGCCGGTCCTGCTGGGCTCGCTGGTGGTGTTCGTGGTCGGCTCGGCGGTGACCGCTGCGGCGTACGACCTGGAGACGATCGTCGCCGGACGGCTCATCCAGGGCATCGGCGGCGGTGGGCTCATCCCCCCGACGCTCGCGCTGGTGGCCGACCTGTGGCCGCCGCACCGACGGGGGCTCCCGCTCGGTGTGGTCGGCGCGGTGCAGGAGCTCGGCAGCGTCCTCGGACCGCTGTACGGCGCCGCGGTCCTGGCCTTCGGCGACTGGCGGACGATCTTCTGGCTCAACTGCGCGATCGGGCTCGTCCTCGCGGCCGCGATGGTCCCGCTCCGCGACGCCGTGCACGAGGCGACCACCGGGAAGCGCTTCGACGTGGCGGGCGCGGCCCTCGGGGTGCTCGCTCTGGCCGGCATCGCCCTGGTGATGTCGGCACCGACGCGCCTTGTGCAGGACGTGGAGATCGGTCGCGCGTTCCTCCCGGTCACCGGCGACTCCCGATGGCTCACCCCGCTCGCCCTGGCGACGTTCGTCCTGCTCGCGCTGTTCCTGCTGCGGCTCGCCACCGCACGCCAACCCCTCGTCGCGTGGCGGGGCTGGCCCGCGCTCGCCAGGGAGACGGACATCTGGGGCGCCCTGCTGCTCACGCTCGGCCTCGGTGCCGTCATCCTGACCTTCGCCTCGGCCGAGCCGGAGAAGGGCGCCGTCTCCCCCGACGCCCCGTGGCTGCTGCCGATCGCGGTCGTCGCCTTCGTGGGATTCGCGGTCCGCCAGCGTCGCGCTGCGGAGCCGCTGATCCCCCGTGGTGCCCTCGGCTCGCGGGTGGCATGGGGCGCACTGGTCGTGTCGTTCTTCGTCGGGGCCTCCCTCATCGCCGCACTGGTCGACATCCCGTTCTTCGCGCGGCTCACGGTGCACCGCGATTCCCAGCTCGATGCCGCACTGGTGCTCGTCCGCTTCCTGGTCGCCCTCCCGGTCGGCGCCCTGATCGGCGGGTGGCTGTTGCGCAGGGTCCCCGCCCACGTGCTCACCGCCGTGGCGATGCTGCTGAGTGCCCTCGCGTTCTGGCACATGACCACGTGGGACCGCACGTCTTTGGACCATCCCGTCGAGACCTGGTCGCTCGTGCTCGGCGGTCTGGGCTTCGGGCTGGCGATCGCGCCGGTCAACGCGGTCCTCCTGGCCCACACGGCGGATGCGGTCCACGGCGTCGCCTCGGCCCTGCTGATCGTCGCCCGCATGGTCGGCATGCTGCTGGGCATCTCGGCCCTCACGACGATCGGCCTGCGTGCGTTCTACGCCGCGACCGACAAGATCCCGCCGGCCGCACAGCTGTGCAACGGCGAGGCACGGCTCTGCCAGGCGTACAAGGACGCCCAGATCGACGCCGGCATCACCCAGCTGCACGCGGTGTTCTGGGGCGCGACCGTCTGCGCCGTGCTGGCCGCGGTCCTCGCCCTGGTGCTGCTGCGTCCCGTGCGCACGACATCCGCCGCGCCTGCAACCTGA